One segment of Cellulomonas fulva DNA contains the following:
- a CDS encoding cell division protein FtsQ/DivIB codes for MPTPSQRTDVPPPPRQVVGPGTAPTAAVGVAIRTPPVVSPTSAARFAERARLRRSIARRQVVSLAVAAAVAIGLVYLLFFSPVLALHAATVEVRGAGTVVAVDQVRAVVDELGGTPLPRLDTGGLQADVLDVPGVREATVTRSWPHGLTVTLVSREPVAAVPAQGRAGYSLLDQDGVQVGHVGKAPAALPVVDVPVGDKRTLRAVLSVIEQLPAELLADVGSVSARTQDTVSMQLRGAARVDWGSAAETPLKVAVLTTLLATNAGKKADVIDVSAPRMPITQ; via the coding sequence GTGCCGACGCCCTCGCAGCGCACGGACGTCCCGCCGCCGCCGCGCCAGGTCGTCGGCCCGGGCACCGCGCCGACGGCTGCCGTCGGGGTCGCGATCCGTACGCCGCCCGTCGTCTCGCCGACGTCCGCCGCCCGGTTCGCCGAGCGTGCGCGCCTGCGCCGCTCGATCGCCCGCCGCCAGGTCGTCTCGCTCGCGGTCGCGGCGGCCGTGGCGATCGGGCTGGTGTACCTGCTGTTCTTCTCGCCCGTCCTCGCGCTGCACGCCGCCACCGTCGAGGTGCGCGGGGCGGGCACGGTGGTCGCGGTCGACCAGGTGCGCGCGGTCGTCGACGAGCTCGGCGGCACGCCGCTGCCACGGCTCGACACGGGCGGCCTGCAGGCCGACGTGCTCGACGTGCCCGGCGTGCGTGAGGCGACCGTGACGCGGAGCTGGCCGCACGGCCTGACGGTGACGCTCGTCTCGCGCGAGCCCGTCGCGGCCGTGCCCGCGCAGGGGCGCGCCGGGTACTCGCTGCTGGACCAGGACGGCGTCCAGGTGGGGCACGTCGGCAAGGCGCCGGCCGCGCTGCCGGTGGTGGACGTCCCGGTCGGCGACAAGCGCACGCTCCGGGCGGTGCTCTCGGTCATCGAGCAGCTCCCAGCCGAGCTGCTGGCGGACGTCGGCTCGGTCTCCGCGCGGACCCAGGACACGGTCTCGATGCAACTGCGCGGTGCCGCGCGGGTCGACTGGGGGAGCGCGGCGGAGACGCCACTCAAGGTCGCGGTGCTGACGACGCTGCTGGCCACGAACGCGGGCAAGAAGGCGGACGTGATCGACGTCTCCGCGCCGCGCATGCCGATCACCCAGTGA
- the ftsZ gene encoding cell division protein FtsZ, translating to MAAPQNYLAVIKVVGIGGGGVNAVNRMIEVGLKGVEFIAVNTDAQALLMSDADVKLDVGRELTRGLGAGADPEVGKKAAEDHAEEIEDVLRGADMVFVTAGEGGGTGTGGAPVVARIARSLGALTIGVVTRPFTFEGRRRSVQADAGIDALRAEVDTLIVIPNDRLLQISDRSVSVLDAFHSADQVLLSGVQGITDLITTPGLINLDFADVKSVMQGAGSALMGIGYARGDDRAVQAAEMAISSPLLEASIDGAHGVLLSIQGGSDLGLFEINEAARLVQEAAHPEANIIFGAVIDDALGDEVRVTVIAAGFDGGSPQVRRDARALGQVSGQQGGQGAGQAAQGAHTTGHGPGQVRQVPSVPAPRTDAPQEVPAFAAADRPVAVPGGQPLPTSSPQEVPAFLSTEAEPAPSTTSLEVPRIFSEDEPRRERDDLDVPDFLK from the coding sequence GTGGCAGCTCCGCAGAACTATCTGGCGGTCATCAAGGTCGTCGGCATCGGCGGTGGCGGCGTCAACGCCGTGAACCGCATGATCGAGGTCGGCCTCAAGGGTGTCGAGTTCATCGCCGTCAACACCGACGCCCAGGCCCTGCTCATGTCCGACGCCGACGTCAAGCTCGACGTCGGCCGCGAGCTCACGCGCGGCCTCGGCGCGGGCGCGGACCCCGAGGTCGGCAAGAAGGCGGCCGAGGACCATGCCGAGGAGATCGAGGACGTCCTGCGCGGCGCGGACATGGTCTTCGTCACGGCGGGCGAGGGCGGCGGCACCGGCACGGGCGGTGCGCCGGTCGTGGCCCGGATCGCGCGGTCGCTCGGTGCGCTCACGATCGGTGTCGTGACCCGTCCGTTCACCTTCGAGGGCCGGCGCCGCTCGGTCCAGGCGGACGCCGGCATCGACGCCCTGCGGGCCGAGGTCGACACGCTCATCGTCATCCCGAACGACCGCCTGCTGCAGATCTCCGACCGCTCGGTCTCGGTGCTCGACGCCTTCCACTCCGCGGACCAGGTGCTGCTCTCCGGTGTCCAGGGCATCACGGACCTGATCACGACGCCGGGGCTCATCAACCTCGACTTCGCGGACGTGAAGTCGGTCATGCAGGGTGCCGGGTCCGCGCTCATGGGCATCGGCTACGCGCGCGGCGACGACCGCGCGGTGCAGGCCGCGGAGATGGCGATCAGCTCGCCGCTGCTCGAGGCCAGCATCGACGGCGCGCACGGCGTGCTGCTGTCCATCCAGGGTGGTTCCGACCTCGGCCTGTTCGAGATCAACGAGGCCGCGCGTCTGGTGCAGGAGGCCGCGCACCCGGAGGCCAACATCATCTTCGGTGCGGTCATCGACGACGCGCTGGGCGACGAGGTCCGGGTGACCGTGATCGCGGCCGGGTTCGACGGCGGGTCGCCGCAGGTGCGTCGTGACGCCCGGGCGCTCGGCCAGGTCAGCGGTCAGCAGGGCGGTCAGGGGGCCGGCCAGGCGGCGCAGGGCGCGCACACGACCGGCCACGGCCCGGGTCAGGTGCGTCAGGTGCCGTCCGTCCCCGCGCCGCGCACGGACGCCCCGCAGGAGGTGCCCGCCTTCGCGGCGGCCGACCGCCCGGTCGCCGTCCCCGGTGGTCAGCCGCTCCCGACCTCGTCGCCCCAGGAGGTGCCGGCGTTCCTCTCCACGGAGGCCGAGCCCGCACCGTCGACCACGTCGCTCGAGGTGCCGCGGATCTTCTCGGAGGACGAGCCGCGGCGCGAGCGCGACGACCTCGACGTCCCCGACTTCCTCAAGTGA
- the pgeF gene encoding peptidoglycan editing factor PgeF, with protein sequence MSDGPSARRSTDRRPGGLTLDEVDLGPGVRAGFTDRRGGVSRPPYDALDLGAHVGDDEAAVRENRARLAAWAGCPVAFADQVHGATTLVVATPSAVPADALRAVGAGDALVTADPGVALAVLVADCVPVLLADDDAGVVGAAHAGRRGLVDGVLPSVVEAMVALGARPERVRAAVGPAIAGSSYEVPEAMRDEVAVLVPEARATTRAGTPALDLPRGAEAVLLRCGVGEVLRSRRDTWADADLFSFRRDGRTGRAAGVIRPLARRVAT encoded by the coding sequence GTGAGCGACGGCCCGTCGGCGCGCCGGTCGACCGACCGGCGCCCCGGCGGGCTCACGCTCGACGAGGTCGACCTGGGGCCGGGCGTGCGGGCCGGCTTCACCGACCGGCGGGGCGGTGTCAGCCGGCCGCCGTACGACGCGCTCGACCTGGGTGCCCACGTCGGCGACGACGAGGCCGCGGTCCGCGAGAACCGGGCGCGCCTCGCGGCGTGGGCCGGGTGCCCGGTCGCGTTCGCGGACCAGGTGCACGGAGCGACGACGCTCGTCGTCGCGACGCCGTCCGCGGTCCCGGCCGACGCGCTGCGTGCCGTCGGCGCGGGCGACGCGCTCGTCACGGCGGACCCGGGCGTCGCGCTCGCCGTGCTCGTGGCCGACTGCGTCCCGGTCCTGCTGGCGGACGACGACGCCGGCGTCGTGGGCGCGGCGCACGCGGGCCGACGCGGCCTCGTGGACGGCGTCCTGCCGTCCGTGGTCGAGGCGATGGTCGCCCTGGGCGCCCGCCCCGAGCGGGTCCGGGCCGCCGTCGGGCCGGCCATCGCGGGCTCGTCGTACGAGGTCCCGGAGGCGATGCGCGACGAGGTCGCGGTGCTGGTCCCGGAGGCGCGCGCCACGACGCGCGCGGGCACGCCGGCGCTCGACCTGCCGCGCGGGGCCGAGGCGGTGCTGCTGCGCTGCGGCGTGGGCGAGGTGCTGCGGTCGCGGCGGGACACGTGGGCGGACGCCGACCTGTTCTCGTTCCGGCGCGACGGTCGGACGGGACGCGCGGCAGGTGTGATCCGTCCCCTCGCGCGGCGTGTCGCGACCTGA
- a CDS encoding cell division protein SepF: MAGALRKTMLYLGLADDHATHPEHGEYLDDEGVDMPMDAEEQHEAQVTPFRPTRVSAVEQPAAQDLRRITTIHPRSYNDARKIGEAFREGTPVIMNLTDMDDADAKRLVDFSAGLIFGLHGAIERVTNKVFLLSPAHVEVSGEPPLGAPSRAGFYNQS; the protein is encoded by the coding sequence ATGGCCGGAGCGCTGCGCAAGACGATGCTGTACCTCGGCCTGGCCGACGACCACGCCACGCACCCGGAGCACGGGGAGTACCTGGACGACGAGGGGGTCGACATGCCGATGGATGCCGAGGAGCAGCACGAGGCCCAGGTGACGCCCTTCCGGCCGACCCGCGTGAGCGCCGTCGAGCAGCCCGCCGCGCAGGACCTGCGCCGCATCACGACGATCCACCCGCGCTCGTACAACGACGCGCGCAAGATCGGTGAGGCGTTCCGCGAGGGCACGCCGGTGATCATGAACCTGACGGACATGGACGACGCGGACGCCAAGCGGCTGGTCGACTTCTCGGCCGGCCTGATCTTCGGCCTGCACGGCGCCATCGAGCGGGTGACCAACAAGGTCTTCCTGCTGTCGCCGGCCCACGTCGAGGTCTCGGGAGAGCCCCCGCTGGGTGCGCCCAGCCGCGCCGGGTTCTACAACCAGAGCTGA
- a CDS encoding YggT family protein, translated as MRVLLQLATFVVFVFFLFLLVRLVLDWVMFFAREWRPRGIALVVAESTYSVTDPPLKALRRILPPLTIGSIRLDLAFLVLFLLCSVLLSVLPSIAARL; from the coding sequence GTGCGCGTCCTGCTGCAGCTGGCGACGTTCGTCGTCTTCGTCTTCTTCCTGTTCCTGCTCGTGCGCCTGGTCCTCGACTGGGTCATGTTCTTCGCGCGTGAGTGGCGCCCGCGGGGGATCGCCCTCGTGGTGGCGGAGAGCACCTACTCGGTGACCGACCCGCCGCTCAAGGCGCTGCGCCGGATCCTGCCGCCGCTCACGATCGGCAGCATCCGGCTCGACCTCGCGTTCCTGGTGCTGTTCCTGCTGTGCAGCGTGCTGCTGTCGGTGCTGCCCAGCATCGCGGCCCGTCTGTAG
- a CDS encoding DivIVA domain-containing protein, with protein sequence MALLTADDVLNKKFQATKFREGYDQDEVDDFLDEVVNTLRDLQGENEDLKTKLAAAERRIAELSRAGAQQSVAAPAPAPKPEPTPEPAPAPAPVVAAPAPAPQVSAPVTSGRTNEPESATGMLQLAQKLHDDYVRSGQEESERLVSEAKGQATRIVREAEETSQRTLGQLEQERSLLERKIDELRVFERDYRTRLKSYLENLLGDLDNRGSALPPRSAQAQPVGDGHTI encoded by the coding sequence ATGGCACTGCTCACTGCAGATGACGTCCTGAACAAGAAGTTCCAGGCGACCAAGTTCCGTGAGGGCTACGACCAGGACGAGGTCGACGACTTCCTGGACGAGGTCGTCAACACCCTGCGTGACCTCCAGGGCGAGAACGAGGACCTCAAGACCAAGCTGGCCGCCGCCGAGCGTCGTATCGCCGAGCTGAGCCGTGCCGGCGCGCAGCAGTCCGTCGCCGCGCCGGCTCCCGCGCCCAAGCCGGAGCCCACGCCCGAGCCCGCTCCCGCGCCGGCCCCCGTCGTCGCGGCGCCCGCGCCCGCGCCGCAGGTGAGCGCGCCGGTGACCTCGGGCCGCACCAACGAGCCGGAGTCGGCCACGGGCATGCTCCAGCTGGCGCAGAAGCTGCACGACGACTACGTCCGCAGCGGCCAGGAGGAGTCGGAGCGCCTCGTCTCGGAGGCCAAGGGCCAGGCGACCCGCATCGTCCGCGAGGCCGAGGAGACGTCGCAGCGCACGCTGGGCCAGCTCGAGCAGGAGCGCTCGCTCCTCGAGCGCAAGATCGACGAGCTCCGCGTGTTCGAGCGGGACTACCGCACGCGCCTCAAGAGCTACCTCGAGAACCTCCTGGGCGACCTGGACAACCGCGGCAGCGCGCTGCCGCCGCGGTCCGCGCAGGCGCAGCCGGTCGGCGACGGCCACACCATCTAG
- a CDS encoding TraR/DksA family transcriptional regulator: MANDSLSTTIAVTPDSKELARLAKLFPVRDGEEPWTGREVRAVADELVADIDRLTGELASADAELSDLLRNSGDGAGDDQADSGSSALEREQELTLVNNTRDMLGQTQHALARISAGTFAACEACGQAIGKARLQAFPRATLCVECKQREERR; this comes from the coding sequence GTGGCCAACGACTCGCTCAGCACGACGATCGCAGTGACTCCGGACTCGAAGGAGCTCGCGCGCCTCGCGAAGCTCTTCCCGGTCCGCGACGGTGAGGAGCCCTGGACGGGGCGCGAGGTGCGCGCCGTGGCCGACGAGCTCGTCGCCGACATCGACCGCCTCACGGGCGAGCTCGCCAGCGCGGACGCGGAGCTCTCCGACCTCCTGCGCAACTCCGGCGACGGCGCCGGGGACGACCAGGCGGACTCCGGCTCGTCCGCGCTCGAGCGTGAGCAGGAGCTCACGCTGGTCAACAACACGCGCGACATGCTCGGTCAGACGCAGCACGCGCTCGCCCGCATCAGCGCCGGCACGTTCGCGGCCTGCGAGGCGTGTGGCCAGGCGATCGGCAAGGCGCGTCTCCAGGCGTTCCCGCGCGCGACGCTGTGCGTCGAGTGCAAGCAGCGCGAGGAGCGTCGCTGA
- a CDS encoding signal peptidase II, with the protein MPTTPDRSDEPALTEPPNESSGAPSDEPAGGALGTHRPTDVAAGTAPLDVAADGQPDVEDSNVATRAPRRRGLVLLLVAVTLVVLVADQLSKAWALRSLDATRQEVLGDWLGLQLVFNPGAALSIATGMTWVLTLVAIGVVVVVVRIARRLGSTLWALALGLLLGGALGNLMDRLFREPGFARGHVIDFIAYADWFVGNVADIAIVVAAGLIVIAVARGVGVDGTRETHDEAHDEGVGDDPADETADETADDDADGTAVPARRADGPAGA; encoded by the coding sequence GTGCCCACCACGCCCGACAGGTCCGACGAGCCTGCCCTGACCGAGCCGCCGAACGAGTCCTCCGGCGCGCCGTCGGACGAGCCCGCGGGCGGGGCCCTGGGCACGCACAGGCCCACGGACGTCGCGGCCGGCACGGCACCGCTCGACGTCGCCGCTGACGGCCAGCCGGACGTCGAGGACTCGAACGTCGCCACGCGCGCCCCGCGGCGGCGGGGGCTGGTCCTGCTGCTCGTCGCGGTCACCCTCGTGGTGCTGGTCGCGGACCAGCTGAGCAAGGCGTGGGCGCTGCGGTCCCTCGACGCGACCCGGCAGGAGGTCCTGGGCGACTGGCTGGGGCTGCAGCTCGTGTTCAACCCGGGCGCCGCGCTGTCCATCGCGACCGGCATGACCTGGGTCCTGACGTTGGTGGCCATCGGCGTCGTGGTCGTCGTGGTGCGCATCGCCCGCCGCCTCGGCTCGACGCTCTGGGCGCTCGCGCTCGGGCTGCTGCTCGGCGGCGCCCTTGGCAACCTCATGGACCGGCTGTTCCGCGAGCCCGGGTTCGCCCGCGGTCACGTCATCGACTTCATCGCCTACGCCGACTGGTTCGTCGGGAACGTCGCGGACATCGCGATCGTCGTCGCAGCGGGGCTGATCGTGATCGCCGTCGCCCGCGGCGTGGGCGTCGACGGCACCCGCGAGACGCACGACGAGGCGCACGACGAGGGTGTCGGCGACGACCCTGCGGACGAGACCGCCGATGAGACCGCGGACGACGACGCCGACGGCACCGCGGTGCCCGCCCGGCGCGCGGACGGGCCGGCCGGTGCCTGA
- a CDS encoding RluA family pseudouridine synthase, with protein sequence MPERRSLPVPDGLAGDRVDAGLSRLLGLSRTRAAEIAEAGGVSVDGRVVGKSDRLVGGAWLEVEIPDARPAATEVVPEPVPGMGIVHDDDDVVVVDKPVGVAAHPSPGWTGPTVVGALAAAGYRISTSGSAERQGVVHRLDVGTSGLMVVAKSEHAYTVLKRAFKERTVDKVYHALVQGHPEPTTGTIDAPIGRHPSSDWKFAVVADGKPSVTHYELLEAFPAASLVEVHLETGRTHQIRVHFSALRHPCVGDLTYGADPALAKRVGLTRQWLHAVRLGFEHPGTGQWLEVTSAYPQDLQHALDVVSAGYR encoded by the coding sequence GTGCCTGAGCGGCGCAGCCTGCCGGTGCCGGACGGACTCGCGGGAGACCGCGTGGACGCCGGGCTCTCGCGGCTGCTCGGGCTGTCGCGGACGCGCGCGGCCGAGATCGCCGAGGCGGGCGGCGTGAGCGTGGACGGACGTGTGGTCGGCAAGTCGGACCGGCTCGTCGGCGGCGCGTGGCTCGAGGTGGAGATCCCAGACGCGCGTCCGGCCGCCACCGAGGTCGTGCCGGAGCCGGTGCCCGGCATGGGCATCGTGCACGACGACGACGACGTGGTCGTGGTGGACAAGCCCGTCGGGGTGGCTGCCCACCCGTCGCCGGGCTGGACGGGCCCCACCGTGGTGGGTGCGCTCGCCGCCGCGGGCTACCGGATCTCGACGTCGGGCTCGGCGGAGCGCCAGGGCGTGGTGCACCGGCTCGACGTCGGCACCAGCGGCCTCATGGTCGTCGCCAAGAGCGAGCACGCCTACACGGTGCTCAAGCGCGCCTTCAAGGAGCGGACGGTCGACAAGGTCTACCACGCGCTGGTGCAGGGGCACCCGGAGCCGACGACGGGCACGATCGACGCACCGATCGGCCGCCACCCCTCGTCGGACTGGAAGTTCGCCGTGGTCGCCGACGGCAAGCCGTCGGTCACGCACTACGAGCTGCTCGAGGCGTTCCCGGCGGCGTCGCTGGTCGAGGTGCACCTCGAGACCGGGCGCACCCACCAGATCCGCGTGCACTTCTCCGCGCTGCGGCACCCCTGCGTGGGGGACCTCACGTACGGCGCGGACCCCGCGCTCGCCAAGCGCGTCGGGTTGACGCGGCAGTGGCTGCACGCCGTGCGCCTGGGCTTCGAGCACCCCGGCACGGGGCAGTGGCTCGAGGTGACGAGCGCGTACCCGCAGGACCTGCAGCACGCGCTCGACGTCGTGTCCGCCGGCTACCGCTGA
- the dnaE gene encoding DNA polymerase III subunit alpha: MTAGAAVQDSSFVHLHVHTEYSMLDGAARLPDLFAEVQRQGQTAIATTDHGYLFGAFDFWSKATAAGIKPIIGVEAYVTPGTSRFDQTRVRFGQQGQESDDVSARGSYTHMTLLARNNEGLMNLFRASSLASLEGQMGKWPRMDRDLLETYGKGLIATTGCPSGEVQTRLRLGQWDEAVRVAGELQDLFGKDYYYVELMDHGLDIETRVLKDLLRLAETIGAPVVATNDLHYVTQEDASSQEALLAINSGSALTEPTYEQGGNRFAFEGSGYYVKSAQEMRRIWAELPEACDNTLRIAEQCEVSFNTHANYMPNYPCPPGEDETSWFVKEVEKGLRERYPAGIPDDVRRQADYETGVITQMGFPGYFLVVADFINWAKDNGIRVGPGRGSGAGSMAAYAMRITDLDPLRHGLIFERFLNPDRVSMPDFDVDFDERRRGEVIRYVTEKYGEDRVAQIVTYGTIKAKQALKDSSRLLGFPFAMGEKLTKAMPPAIMGKDISLTGIFDPQDKRYHEAEEFRQVHAADPDAQRVVELAKGIEGLKRQWGVHAAGVIMSSEPLIDIIPIMRRPQDGAVITQFDYPTSEGLGLIKMDFLGLRNLTILDDALENIVMNGKDPLVLEDLELDDVASYQLLSRGDTLGVFQLDGGPMRSLLRLMKPDNFEDISAVLALYRPGPMGVNSHTNYALRKNGQQEITPIHPELAEPLADILDTTYGLIVYQEQVMATAQKVAGFTLGQADVLRRAMGKKKKSELDKQQADFFGGMTERGFSKDAQLALWNVLESFADYAFNKAHTAAYGLVSYWTAYLKAHYPGEYMAALLTSVRDDKDKSALYLGECRRMGITVLPPDVNSSSANFTAVGVDIRFGLTAVRNVGANVVDAIVRTREEKGDFTSFTDFLDKVPAVVCNKRTIESLIKAGAFDSLGHPRKALLLVHEQAVDAVIGVKRKEAEGQFDLFADVFGGDDDPGFAITIPDLPDWDKKQRLAFEREMLGLYVSDHPLSGLEHVLSAAADVSIATLNADEQRPDGSTVVVAGLVTGLQRKMSKQGNAWASVTLEDMEGSVEILFFGETYVAYSTVLAEDAVVVVKGRVRRRDETMQLQAMEVTLPDVNVTADSPVVVTLPVARCTTPVVERLKEVLSTHPGTTEVHLRLVQPGRATVMRLDDALRVTRNPSLFGDLKALLGPSCLAG; the protein is encoded by the coding sequence GTGACAGCCGGAGCAGCAGTGCAGGACTCGTCGTTCGTCCACCTCCACGTGCACACCGAGTACTCGATGCTGGACGGTGCGGCACGGCTGCCGGACCTGTTCGCCGAGGTGCAGCGGCAGGGTCAGACGGCGATCGCGACGACGGACCACGGCTACCTGTTCGGCGCGTTCGACTTCTGGTCCAAGGCCACGGCGGCCGGGATCAAGCCCATCATCGGCGTCGAGGCGTACGTCACGCCGGGCACCAGCCGGTTCGACCAGACCCGTGTGCGGTTCGGCCAGCAGGGCCAGGAGTCCGACGACGTCTCGGCCCGCGGCTCCTACACGCACATGACGCTGCTGGCGCGGAACAACGAGGGTCTGATGAACCTCTTCCGGGCGAGCTCGCTCGCCTCGCTCGAGGGCCAGATGGGCAAGTGGCCGCGCATGGACCGCGACCTCCTCGAGACGTACGGCAAGGGCCTGATCGCGACCACCGGCTGCCCCTCGGGCGAGGTGCAGACGCGGTTGCGGCTGGGCCAGTGGGACGAGGCGGTGCGCGTCGCCGGCGAGCTGCAGGACCTGTTCGGCAAGGACTACTACTACGTCGAGCTCATGGACCACGGGCTGGACATCGAGACCCGGGTGCTCAAGGACCTCCTGCGCCTCGCGGAGACCATCGGCGCCCCCGTCGTCGCGACCAACGACCTGCACTACGTGACCCAGGAGGACGCGTCGTCGCAGGAGGCGCTGCTCGCGATCAACTCCGGGTCGGCGCTCACCGAGCCCACCTACGAGCAGGGCGGCAACCGGTTCGCGTTCGAGGGCTCGGGCTACTACGTGAAGTCGGCGCAGGAGATGCGCCGGATCTGGGCCGAGCTGCCGGAGGCGTGCGACAACACGCTGCGGATCGCCGAGCAGTGCGAGGTGTCGTTCAACACCCACGCCAACTACATGCCGAACTACCCGTGCCCGCCCGGCGAGGACGAGACGAGCTGGTTCGTCAAGGAGGTCGAGAAGGGGCTGCGCGAGCGCTACCCGGCCGGGATCCCGGACGACGTGCGGCGGCAGGCGGACTACGAGACCGGCGTCATCACGCAGATGGGCTTCCCGGGCTACTTCCTGGTGGTCGCCGACTTCATCAACTGGGCCAAGGACAACGGCATCCGGGTGGGCCCGGGCCGTGGCTCCGGCGCGGGCTCCATGGCGGCGTACGCGATGCGCATCACGGACCTCGACCCGCTGCGGCACGGCCTGATCTTCGAGCGGTTCCTCAACCCGGACCGTGTCTCGATGCCCGACTTCGACGTCGACTTCGACGAGCGTCGTCGCGGCGAGGTGATCCGGTACGTGACCGAGAAGTACGGCGAGGACCGCGTCGCGCAGATCGTCACCTACGGCACCATCAAGGCCAAGCAGGCGCTGAAGGACTCCTCGCGCCTGCTGGGCTTCCCGTTCGCGATGGGGGAGAAGCTCACCAAGGCGATGCCGCCCGCGATCATGGGCAAGGACATCTCCCTGACGGGCATCTTCGACCCGCAGGACAAGCGCTACCACGAGGCGGAGGAGTTCCGTCAGGTCCACGCGGCGGACCCGGACGCCCAGCGCGTCGTCGAGCTGGCCAAGGGCATCGAGGGCCTGAAGCGGCAGTGGGGCGTGCACGCGGCGGGCGTCATCATGTCGAGCGAGCCGCTGATCGACATCATCCCGATCATGCGCCGGCCGCAGGACGGCGCGGTCATCACGCAGTTCGACTACCCGACGTCCGAGGGCCTCGGCCTGATCAAGATGGACTTCCTGGGGCTGCGGAACCTGACGATCCTCGACGACGCGCTCGAGAACATCGTCATGAACGGCAAGGACCCGCTGGTCCTGGAGGACCTCGAGCTCGACGACGTGGCGAGCTACCAGCTGCTGTCCCGCGGTGACACGCTCGGCGTGTTCCAGCTCGACGGCGGACCGATGCGCTCCCTGCTGCGGCTCATGAAGCCGGACAACTTCGAGGACATCTCCGCCGTGCTCGCGCTGTACCGGCCCGGACCGATGGGCGTGAACTCGCACACCAACTACGCGCTGCGCAAGAACGGCCAGCAGGAGATCACGCCGATCCACCCGGAGCTGGCCGAGCCGCTCGCGGACATCCTGGACACGACGTACGGCCTGATCGTGTACCAGGAGCAGGTCATGGCCACCGCGCAGAAGGTGGCGGGCTTCACGCTGGGCCAGGCCGACGTGCTGCGCCGTGCGATGGGCAAGAAGAAGAAGTCCGAGCTCGACAAGCAGCAGGCGGACTTCTTCGGCGGCATGACCGAGCGCGGCTTCTCGAAGGACGCGCAGCTCGCGCTGTGGAACGTGCTCGAGTCGTTCGCCGACTACGCGTTCAACAAGGCGCACACGGCCGCGTACGGCCTGGTCTCGTACTGGACCGCGTACCTCAAGGCGCACTACCCGGGCGAGTACATGGCCGCGCTGCTCACGAGCGTGCGCGACGACAAGGACAAGTCCGCGCTGTACCTCGGCGAGTGCCGGCGCATGGGCATCACGGTGCTCCCGCCGGACGTGAACTCGTCGTCGGCGAACTTCACGGCGGTGGGCGTCGACATCCGGTTCGGCCTCACGGCCGTGCGCAACGTGGGCGCGAACGTCGTCGACGCGATCGTGCGGACGCGGGAGGAGAAGGGCGACTTCACCTCGTTCACGGACTTCCTGGACAAGGTCCCCGCGGTCGTGTGCAACAAGCGCACGATCGAGTCGCTCATCAAGGCGGGTGCGTTCGACTCGCTCGGCCACCCGCGCAAGGCGCTGCTCCTGGTGCACGAGCAGGCGGTGGACGCCGTGATCGGCGTCAAGCGCAAGGAGGCCGAGGGGCAGTTCGACCTGTTCGCCGACGTGTTCGGCGGCGACGACGACCCGGGCTTCGCGATCACGATCCCCGACCTGCCGGACTGGGACAAGAAGCAGCGGCTCGCGTTCGAGCGGGAGATGCTCGGCCTGTACGTCTCCGACCACCCGCTCTCCGGGCTCGAGCACGTGCTCTCGGCGGCGGCGGACGTGTCGATCGCCACGCTGAACGCCGACGAGCAGCGCCCCGACGGCTCGACGGTGGTCGTGGCCGGCCTGGTGACCGGCCTGCAGCGCAAGATGTCGAAGCAGGGCAACGCCTGGGCGTCCGTGACGCTCGAGGACATGGAGGGCTCGGTCGAGATCCTGTTCTTCGGCGAGACGTACGTCGCGTACTCGACCGTCCTCGCCGAGGACGCGGTCGTCGTGGTGAAGGGCCGGGTGCGTCGTCGTGACGAGACGATGCAGCTGCAGGCCATGGAGGTGACCCTGCCGGACGTGAACGTCACGGCGGACTCACCCGTGGTCGTCACGCTGCCCGTGGCGCGGTGCACGACACCCGTCGTCGAGCGGCTGAAGGAGGTGCTCTCCACCCACCCGGGCACCACGGAGGTGCACCTGCGCCTGGTCCAGCCCGGCCGCGCGACGGTGATGCGGCTCGACGACGCCCTCCGCGTGACCCGCAACCCGTCGCTGTTCGGCGACCTCAAGGCCCTCCTGGGACCGAGCTGCCTGGCCGGCTGA
- a CDS encoding ArsR/SmtB family transcription factor: protein MTSHVMDALGDPVRRRLVELVAAGGRPAGELARAVGDEFGISQPATSRHLRILREAGLVASEARGPVRLYTVVPGALDAVDGWVHDVRARWGQALDALGTEVARGRRDVTDDARTTRETT, encoded by the coding sequence GTGACCTCCCACGTGATGGACGCTCTCGGCGATCCCGTCCGGCGCCGGCTCGTCGAGCTGGTGGCCGCCGGGGGACGGCCCGCGGGCGAGCTCGCGCGCGCGGTCGGCGACGAGTTCGGCATCAGTCAGCCGGCCACCTCCCGCCACCTGCGGATCCTGCGCGAGGCGGGGCTGGTGGCCAGCGAGGCGCGCGGCCCGGTCCGGCTCTACACCGTGGTCCCGGGTGCGCTCGACGCCGTCGACGGCTGGGTGCACGACGTCCGGGCGCGGTGGGGCCAGGCGCTGGACGCACTGGGCACCGAGGTGGCGCGGGGACGACGGGACGTCACGGACGACGCCCGCACGACGAGGGAGACGACATGA